The proteins below come from a single Nocardioides eburneiflavus genomic window:
- a CDS encoding IclR family transcriptional regulator, translated as MAVVPAAEQALGILRYLANQASPVPAATISRSLALPRSTTYHLLDTLIASGFVVRYPDQRTYGLGLTAYELASGYVRQEPLQRLARRPMADLADRCGNSAHLSVLLGRDVVYVIEERAPGRPLLITDVGVRLPAHATASGRAMLAALPQQQVRALYPDKDAFGAGDDQAPASLSALRRVLVEVRHAGWASEDGEVTPGLASRAMPVLDGNGYPVAAVAVTFPLEERTPQLLAGITAAIGATVHTLHRRLGGL; from the coding sequence ATGGCAGTCGTGCCCGCCGCGGAGCAGGCCCTGGGGATCCTCCGGTACCTGGCCAACCAGGCCAGCCCCGTTCCCGCAGCCACGATCTCCCGATCCCTCGCGCTCCCCCGCTCGACGACCTACCACCTGCTGGACACGCTGATCGCGTCGGGGTTCGTCGTCCGCTACCCGGATCAACGGACGTACGGCCTGGGCCTGACCGCCTACGAGCTCGCCAGCGGATACGTTCGGCAGGAGCCTCTCCAGCGTCTGGCGCGCCGGCCGATGGCGGACCTGGCCGACCGCTGCGGGAACAGCGCGCACCTGTCCGTCCTCCTGGGTCGCGACGTCGTCTATGTCATCGAGGAGCGCGCACCAGGCCGCCCCCTTCTCATCACTGACGTCGGCGTCCGGCTGCCCGCGCACGCAACTGCGTCCGGGCGGGCGATGCTCGCAGCCCTGCCGCAGCAGCAGGTCCGCGCGCTGTACCCGGACAAGGACGCCTTCGGCGCGGGTGACGACCAGGCCCCTGCATCGCTGTCCGCGCTGCGCCGAGTGCTGGTCGAGGTCCGGCACGCGGGCTGGGCGAGCGAGGACGGAGAGGTGACGCCGGGTCTGGCCTCGCGCGCCATGCCGGTGCTGGACGGCAACGGCTATCCCGTCGCCGCGGTGGCGGTGACCTTCCCGCTGGAGGAGCGCACGCCACAGCTCCTGGCCGGGATCACCGCGGCCATCGGCGCCACGGTGCACACGCTGCACCGGCGGCTTGGCGGCCTCTAA
- a CDS encoding aromatic amino acid ammonia-lyase — MSHGEAPIRIDGRTLTCEDIVLVARGASVRLDATARKRAQDAWELAEDITATRQVYGRTTGVGANRQEEVDGDAVLGHGLRLLRSHAGGVGPLLPDDQVRAALLVRLNQLAAGGAGTHPRVLDALEQAIRVGALPAVHRFGAIGTGDLTALAEIGLTLAGERPWRSGAVPPVPLGTGDALSFMSSNAATLGESALACAELQVLLRASHAVAALSFLALGGSAEAYASAVHEARPHPGQAHCAAQMRRLLGIDDAPAAGRRIQDPFGLRAFPQVQGPALDSLAQLDRILGVEVNARAENPLVAPEAGDVFHHAHFHTAYVSVALDQARAAVHHVAELSTARLGDLVEPAMTDLPAFLSSGPAGSSGVMILEYVAHDALAQLRHAALPVTLGNAVVSRGLEDHASFSTQAARQATVAADAFRYVLACELVAAARALRMQDVQLADVPARNVFERAAAVLDPSLEDRSLTHDVALAVDLLTELAEL, encoded by the coding sequence ATGTCGCACGGCGAAGCCCCCATCCGCATCGACGGTCGCACGCTGACCTGTGAGGACATCGTCCTGGTCGCCCGCGGTGCGTCCGTTCGCCTCGATGCGACAGCCCGCAAGCGCGCGCAGGACGCCTGGGAGCTGGCGGAGGACATCACCGCCACGCGTCAGGTCTACGGCCGCACCACCGGAGTGGGCGCCAACCGGCAGGAGGAGGTCGACGGTGACGCGGTCCTCGGGCACGGCCTGCGCCTGCTGAGGAGCCACGCGGGTGGCGTCGGTCCACTGCTGCCGGACGATCAGGTCCGGGCAGCCCTCCTGGTGCGGCTCAACCAGCTCGCAGCGGGCGGGGCCGGGACGCATCCGCGCGTCCTGGACGCGCTGGAGCAGGCGATCCGCGTGGGTGCCCTGCCGGCGGTGCACCGCTTCGGGGCGATCGGCACCGGCGACCTGACCGCGCTCGCCGAGATCGGCCTCACGCTGGCGGGTGAGCGCCCGTGGAGGTCGGGAGCGGTGCCACCGGTGCCGCTGGGCACCGGGGACGCCTTGTCATTCATGAGCAGCAACGCGGCGACGCTCGGGGAGTCCGCGCTGGCATGCGCTGAACTCCAGGTGCTGCTGCGCGCGAGCCACGCCGTGGCCGCGTTGTCCTTCCTTGCGCTCGGCGGCTCCGCCGAGGCGTACGCGTCGGCCGTGCACGAGGCTCGACCGCATCCGGGCCAGGCGCACTGTGCGGCGCAGATGCGTCGCCTGCTCGGCATCGACGATGCTCCCGCGGCGGGGCGCCGTATCCAGGACCCCTTCGGCCTGCGAGCGTTCCCGCAGGTGCAAGGCCCTGCGCTCGACTCCCTGGCCCAGCTGGACCGCATCCTCGGGGTCGAGGTCAACGCGAGGGCCGAGAACCCGCTGGTCGCCCCGGAGGCCGGCGACGTGTTCCACCACGCCCACTTCCACACGGCCTACGTGTCGGTCGCGCTGGACCAGGCGCGCGCGGCGGTCCACCACGTGGCCGAGCTGTCGACCGCTCGGCTCGGCGACCTGGTCGAGCCGGCGATGACGGACCTCCCGGCGTTCCTCTCCTCGGGGCCGGCAGGCAGCTCGGGGGTGATGATCCTCGAGTACGTCGCCCACGACGCGCTCGCACAGCTGCGCCACGCTGCCCTGCCGGTGACCCTGGGCAACGCCGTCGTGTCCCGCGGTCTCGAGGACCACGCCAGCTTCTCGACGCAGGCTGCTCGGCAGGCGACCGTTGCCGCCGACGCCTTCCGGTACGTGCTCGCGTGCGAGCTGGTGGCCGCGGCTCGAGCCCTGCGCATGCAGGACGTGCAGCTCGCGGACGTACCGGCCAGGAACGTGTTCGAGCGAGCCGCCGCGGTGCTGGACC